The Pedobacter ginsengisoli region CTTCTGGAGCCAGTGTTATTTCGATGTCTTTTTGCATAATTATCGTCGGGTTTTTATCCCGAATTGCTACAAAAGTAAAAAAATCAAACCACCTTTTTTCATTACAGTCTCCTTTTGGCAGTATAAGAATTGTAATTATGTCAGTAATTTATGAAGGCAGGATTACCTCTTCTACTGTTAGAAAATAACGTTTCTTGTAATTTATATGTCTTTTTGCGTTATTGTTGTCAGGTTTTTCTTCTGAACTGTAACAAAGGTACAGAAATTGAGTTCTAATGCGTAAATTAACACTGAAAAACAAAACAGAAAAATATGAAAAAAGTAGTTTTAGTAATTGTAGGAATCTTAGTCTTATTAGTGGCAGTAAGCGGTTGTGGTTACAACGGTCTTGTTAAGCTAGATGAGGATGTAAAAACCAAATGGGCACAGGTTGAAACACAATATCAACGCCGTTCTGATTTGATCCCTAACCTTGTAAGCACAGTTAAAGGTGCAGCGAAGTTTGAACAGGGTACATTAACTCAGGTTATTGAAGCACGTTCTAAAGCAAGCCAGATCACCATCGATCCTGATAAATTAACTGAAGAGAATATGCAAAAATATCAGGCTGCACAAGGCCAGTTATCTCAGGCATTAGGTAAATTAATGGTTTTAACTGAGAACTATCCTGAGCTTAAAGCTACTCAACAGTTTAGTGAATTATCGGCTCAGCTTGAAGGTACTGAAAACCGCATCACAGTAGCACGTAAAGATTTTAACGAGTCGGTACAAACTTATAACACAAAAGTAAGATCATTCCCTAACAACCTTACTGCAGGCATATTCGGATTTAGCCAAAAGGCAGCTTTTAAAGCTGATGCTGGTGCACAAAATGCACCAAAAGTAGAATTCTAATATACCATAACAACATTTAAGGGTAATGTATGTTTAAATGAAATAAACATACATTACCCTTATCTCTATAAAAGCGATCCAATTATGGGGCCATTCACAGAACAAGAACAAGAACTAATTTCCCAAACCATATCAGATGCTGAAAAAGCCACTTCAGGCGAGATCAGAATTGCAATTGATAAACATTGCAGTGGCGATGCATTTGAAAAAGCAACATCCTACTTTTCAAAACTTGGG contains the following coding sequences:
- a CDS encoding LemA family protein; amino-acid sequence: MKKVVLVIVGILVLLVAVSGCGYNGLVKLDEDVKTKWAQVETQYQRRSDLIPNLVSTVKGAAKFEQGTLTQVIEARSKASQITIDPDKLTEENMQKYQAAQGQLSQALGKLMVLTENYPELKATQQFSELSAQLEGTENRITVARKDFNESVQTYNTKVRSFPNNLTAGIFGFSQKAAFKADAGAQNAPKVEF